One genomic window of Erinaceus europaeus chromosome 7, mEriEur2.1, whole genome shotgun sequence includes the following:
- the LOC103116665 gene encoding THAP domain-containing protein 1-like, which translates to MVQSCTAYGCKNPYNKDKPISFHKFPLTRPNLCKECEAADRRKNFKSTKYSSICSEHFTPDCFKRECNNKLLKENAVPTIFLCTEPHDKKEELLEPQRQLHPPPLAPLISQVDAAIGLLMPPLQTHDNLSDSCDLNYTVEDTMHQRKRIHQLEQQVEKLRKKFKTAQQRCRRQERQLKKLKEVLHFQRERRHTRERLCDSTK; encoded by the coding sequence ATGGTGCAGTCCTGTACCGCCTACGGCTGCAAGAACCCATACAATAAGGATAAGCCCATTTCTTTTCACAAGTTTCCTCTTACACGACCTAATCTTTGTAAAGAATGTGAAGCAGCTGATAGAAGAAAAAACTTTAAGTCAACAAAGTACAGCAGTATTTGTTCAGAACACTTTACTCCAGACTGCTTTAAGAGGGAATGCAACAACAAGTTATTGAAGGAGAATGCTGTGCCCACAATATTTCTCTGTACTGAACCGCATGACAAGAAGGAAGAGCTACTGGAACCACAGCGACAGCTTCACCCGCCTCCTTTAGCACCTCTCATTTCCCAAGTTGATGCTGCAATTGGATTACTCATGCCTCCTCTTCAGACCCATGATAACCTCTCAGATTCCTGTGACCTCAACTATACCGTGGAGGATACCATGCACCAGAGAAAAAGAATTCATCAGCTAGAACAACAAgttgaaaaactgagaaagaagttCAAGACTGCACAGCAGCGATGCAGAAGACAGGAACGACAGCTTAAGAAGTTAAAGGAGGTTTTACACTtccaaagagaaagaagacacaccAGAGAGAGGTTATGTGATTCTACCAAATGA